A portion of the Rhodococcus pseudokoreensis genome contains these proteins:
- a CDS encoding long-chain-fatty-acid--CoA ligase: MSDAENEIIFDRLAHWAQVRPDDVAVQFQGADYTWSGWHDRILHVAGALAEGGIGAGDTVAFVDKNHLSCLEVTYAASLLGAAAAVPNWRLACEELDYVINDCKARILFVGNEFLQQVMALRDRLTGIEQIITVGGEHDEFEPWLAEASVLSSRPEVAADATALILYSSGTTGRPKGVQLTHRNLIAHSVAVLDILPARHDDCLLVAMPLFHVGGSCYAIMGVHAGARCHFTREADAPSLFGALAAGANIAFLVPPVIAGVLAAGEQAVAAFGALHRITYGAAPMPLPLLRSALAAWPNAEFVQVYGMTECAGVVTALLPDVHRDESQEARMASAGRPIPGVEMRIVDPATAEDVATGETGELWWRSDQRTPGYLGKPEATAEAITADGWLRSGDMGRADADGFVFIEDRLKDMIITGGENVYSPEIERVLVEHPAVAEVAVIGVPDDHWGETVKAVVVPVTGISIEPDELIHYTRQRLAKFKCPTTVDVVDLLPRNPTGKILKRELRAPYWKDRTHKLV, translated from the coding sequence ATGTCGGACGCCGAGAACGAGATCATCTTCGACCGACTCGCGCACTGGGCGCAGGTTCGACCGGACGACGTCGCCGTGCAGTTCCAGGGCGCCGACTACACGTGGTCCGGGTGGCACGACCGGATCCTGCACGTCGCGGGGGCCTTGGCGGAGGGCGGAATCGGGGCGGGCGACACGGTCGCGTTCGTCGACAAGAATCACCTGTCCTGCCTCGAGGTCACCTACGCCGCCTCCCTCCTCGGCGCGGCGGCCGCAGTGCCGAACTGGCGACTGGCCTGCGAGGAACTCGACTACGTGATCAACGACTGCAAGGCTCGAATCCTGTTCGTGGGCAACGAGTTCCTCCAGCAGGTCATGGCGTTGCGGGACCGGCTGACCGGCATCGAGCAGATCATCACCGTCGGCGGAGAGCACGACGAGTTCGAGCCGTGGCTCGCCGAGGCGTCCGTCCTGTCGTCGAGGCCGGAGGTGGCCGCGGATGCCACCGCGTTGATCCTGTACAGCTCGGGAACCACCGGCAGGCCCAAGGGCGTTCAGTTGACGCACCGCAACCTGATCGCCCACAGCGTCGCGGTGCTCGACATCCTGCCCGCCCGGCACGACGACTGTCTGCTCGTCGCCATGCCGCTGTTCCACGTCGGCGGGAGTTGCTACGCGATCATGGGTGTGCACGCCGGCGCCCGCTGCCATTTCACGAGGGAGGCCGACGCCCCGTCGCTGTTCGGTGCGCTCGCGGCCGGTGCGAACATCGCGTTCCTCGTGCCGCCGGTGATCGCCGGGGTGCTCGCCGCGGGCGAGCAGGCCGTGGCCGCGTTCGGCGCGCTGCACCGCATCACGTACGGCGCGGCCCCGATGCCGCTGCCGTTGCTGCGCAGCGCGCTCGCCGCCTGGCCGAACGCGGAATTCGTCCAGGTGTACGGAATGACCGAGTGCGCGGGTGTGGTCACCGCACTCCTGCCGGACGTGCATCGCGACGAGTCGCAGGAGGCGAGGATGGCGTCGGCGGGACGGCCCATTCCCGGTGTGGAGATGCGCATCGTGGACCCGGCCACCGCCGAGGACGTCGCCACCGGTGAGACCGGGGAGTTGTGGTGGCGGTCGGACCAGCGCACGCCCGGCTATCTCGGCAAGCCCGAGGCGACGGCGGAGGCGATCACCGCGGACGGGTGGTTGCGCAGCGGCGACATGGGCCGCGCGGACGCCGACGGTTTCGTGTTCATCGAGGACCGGCTGAAGGACATGATCATCACCGGCGGCGAGAACGTGTACTCCCCCGAGATCGAGCGGGTCCTCGTCGAACACCCGGCGGTGGCGGAGGTGGCGGTGATCGGCGTGCCCGACGACCACTGGGGTGAGACGGTCAAGGCCGTCGTGGTGCCGGTGACCGGAATCAGCATCGAACCGGACGAACTGATCCACTACACCCGTCAGCGCCTGGCGAAGTTCAAGTGCCCGACGACGGTCGACGTCGTCGACCTGCTGCCGCGCAACCCCACCGGCAAGATCCTGAAGCGGGAACTGCGCGCACCGTACTGGAAGGACCGCACCCACAAGCTGGTGTGA
- a CDS encoding YchJ family protein translates to MTAVHTGTVTVRCPCLLGEPYDECCGRYHRGEAKAPTAERLMRSRFSAFAVLDADYLLATWHPSTRPADLDLDPEQRWTRLDILGTTGGGLLDTTGTVEFRAHYVLDGHRESLHENSRFVREDGNWLYLDAIATPRPGLPRL, encoded by the coding sequence GTGACCGCCGTCCATACTGGGACCGTGACCGTTCGATGCCCCTGCCTGCTCGGTGAACCGTACGACGAGTGCTGCGGGAGGTATCACCGCGGCGAGGCGAAGGCGCCCACGGCCGAACGCCTGATGCGATCCCGGTTCAGCGCGTTCGCCGTGCTGGACGCCGATTACCTCCTCGCGACGTGGCATCCGAGCACGCGGCCCGCGGATCTGGACCTCGACCCGGAGCAGCGCTGGACCCGTCTCGACATCCTGGGCACGACCGGCGGCGGTCTGCTCGACACCACCGGCACCGTCGAGTTCCGTGCCCACTACGTACTGGACGGACACCGCGAATCGCTGCACGAGAACAGCCGATTCGTCCGCGAGGACGGCAACTGGCTGTACCTGGACGCGATCGCGACGCCACGCCCGGGGCTCCCGCGACTCTGA
- a CDS encoding AMIN-like domain-containing (lipo)protein, producing MINHRIGPFAAFAACALALTLTGCSESNSASSVAATSPAAAATTSSALESESAPIPTDASPKSSAASESAKLTVTDVRVGGHEGFDRVVYELGGKGTPGWRVEYVDQAVQDGSGKTIPVSGNGILQVQIDGSAYPFDSDVEGYAGPNPVPGVPGGTVTEVNGALVFEGVTQSFIGVTAPGRPFTVSTLSDPTRVVVDIAK from the coding sequence ATGATCAACCACCGGATCGGTCCCTTCGCCGCGTTCGCCGCCTGCGCGCTGGCCCTGACGCTCACCGGATGCTCGGAGTCGAACTCCGCCAGCAGCGTGGCGGCCACGTCACCTGCTGCCGCGGCCACCACCAGCAGTGCACTCGAATCCGAGTCGGCACCGATCCCGACCGACGCGTCGCCGAAGTCGTCGGCGGCGTCCGAGTCCGCGAAACTCACCGTCACCGACGTCCGCGTCGGCGGGCACGAGGGATTCGACCGCGTGGTGTACGAACTCGGCGGCAAGGGCACCCCGGGATGGCGGGTCGAATACGTGGACCAGGCCGTGCAGGACGGCAGCGGCAAGACGATCCCGGTGTCGGGCAACGGCATCCTGCAGGTGCAGATCGACGGCTCGGCGTACCCGTTCGACAGCGACGTGGAGGGCTACGCGGGCCCCAATCCGGTGCCCGGTGTTCCCGGCGGAACGGTGACGGAGGTCAACGGTGCGCTCGTGTTCGAGGGCGTCACGCAGTCGTTCATCGGCGTGACCGCGCCCGGCCGTCCGTTCACGGTGTCCACGCTGTCCGATCCGACGCGGGTGGTCGTCGACATCGCGAAGTGA
- a CDS encoding ABC transporter ATP-binding protein, which produces MSMEVTAWNAMYNAMHAQEDRRPFSRTTLRRIARFARPHRRNLAWYLLLSVVTAALAVATPVLAGRVVNAIVGGDALSVIVRLAALIAVIAVLESALALWTRWLSASIGEDLILDLRTAVFDHVQRMPIAFFTRTRTGALVSRLNNDVIGAQRAFSDTLSGVVSNLVTLGITLIVMIGISWQITLCALLLLPIFVLPARTMGARLAQLNREAANHNSVMSTQMTERFSAPGATLVKLFGRPSEESAEFAVRARRVRNIGVRTAMLQSVFVTALTLVSALALALVYGLGGFYALRGQLDAGAVVAMAMLLTRLYSPLTALASARMDVMSALVSFERVFEVLDLKPLIAEKPDAVAVPDGPVSVEFDCVEFAYPSADKVSLASLEEVATLDTRGGVDVLHRLSFRAEPGQMIALVGSSGAGKSTIAQLVPRLYDADAGSVKLGGVDVRDLTADSVRATVGMVTQDGHLFHDTVRANLLLARPGATPAELAEVLDRARLTELVAALPDGLDTVVGERGYRLSGGERQRLTIARLLLAHPRVVILDEATAHLDSTSEAAVQEALGEALTGRTAVVIAHRLSTVRAADLILVVEAGRIVERGTHSELLAAGGRYEELYRTQFDTGTVSSPALTEVLR; this is translated from the coding sequence ATGAGCATGGAAGTCACGGCGTGGAACGCGATGTACAACGCGATGCACGCCCAGGAAGATCGACGCCCCTTCTCCCGGACGACGTTGCGGCGGATCGCCCGTTTCGCCCGCCCGCACCGCCGCAACCTCGCGTGGTACCTCCTGCTCAGCGTCGTCACGGCCGCGCTGGCCGTGGCCACCCCGGTGCTGGCGGGCCGCGTCGTGAACGCCATCGTCGGCGGCGACGCGCTGTCCGTGATCGTGCGTCTCGCGGCGCTCATCGCGGTCATCGCCGTCCTCGAATCCGCACTCGCGCTGTGGACGCGGTGGTTGTCGGCGAGCATCGGCGAGGACCTGATCCTCGACCTGCGCACCGCCGTGTTCGACCACGTGCAGCGGATGCCGATCGCCTTCTTCACCCGCACCCGCACCGGCGCGCTGGTCAGCCGCCTCAACAACGACGTGATCGGTGCGCAGCGCGCGTTCAGCGACACCCTGTCGGGTGTGGTGTCCAACCTGGTCACGCTCGGCATCACGCTGATCGTGATGATCGGGATCTCCTGGCAGATCACGCTGTGCGCACTGTTGTTGCTGCCGATCTTCGTGCTGCCCGCCCGCACGATGGGCGCGCGGCTCGCGCAACTCAATCGTGAGGCGGCCAACCACAACTCGGTGATGAGCACGCAGATGACGGAGCGGTTCTCGGCGCCGGGCGCCACCCTCGTCAAACTGTTCGGCCGTCCCTCCGAGGAGTCCGCCGAATTCGCGGTCCGTGCGCGGCGAGTGCGGAACATCGGCGTCCGCACGGCCATGCTGCAGTCGGTGTTCGTCACCGCGCTCACCCTCGTCTCGGCACTCGCGCTGGCCCTCGTCTACGGACTGGGCGGGTTCTACGCACTGCGCGGACAACTCGACGCGGGAGCGGTCGTCGCGATGGCGATGCTGCTGACCCGCCTGTACTCGCCCCTCACCGCACTGGCCAGCGCACGGATGGACGTGATGAGCGCGCTGGTGAGCTTCGAGCGCGTCTTCGAGGTCCTCGACCTGAAGCCCCTGATCGCGGAGAAGCCCGACGCGGTCGCGGTGCCCGACGGCCCGGTGTCGGTGGAGTTCGACTGCGTGGAGTTCGCGTATCCCTCGGCCGACAAGGTGTCGCTGGCGTCACTCGAAGAGGTCGCGACCCTCGACACCCGCGGCGGCGTCGACGTGCTGCACCGACTGTCGTTCCGCGCCGAACCCGGGCAGATGATCGCCCTGGTGGGATCGTCCGGGGCCGGCAAGTCCACCATCGCCCAACTGGTTCCCCGGCTCTACGACGCGGACGCGGGCTCGGTGAAACTCGGCGGGGTCGACGTGCGGGACCTGACCGCCGACTCCGTGCGGGCCACCGTCGGAATGGTGACCCAGGACGGGCACCTCTTCCACGACACCGTGCGGGCGAATCTCCTGCTCGCCCGCCCCGGCGCCACGCCGGCGGAACTCGCGGAGGTCCTGGACCGGGCGCGACTCACCGAACTCGTCGCCGCCCTTCCCGACGGCCTCGACACGGTGGTCGGCGAACGCGGCTACCGGCTGTCCGGCGGCGAACGCCAGCGGCTGACCATCGCCCGCCTGCTGCTCGCGCATCCGCGGGTGGTCATCCTCGACGAAGCGACGGCGCACCTCGACTCCACGTCCGAGGCCGCCGTGCAGGAGGCACTGGGCGAGGCCCTCACCGGCCGCACCGCCGTGGTGATCGCGCACCGGTTGTCGACCGTGCGCGCGGCTGATCTGATCCTCGTCGTCGAGGCCGGACGCATCGTCGAACGCGGCACCCACTCCGAACTGCTCGCCGCGGGGGGCCGGTACGAAGAGCTGTACCGGACTCAGTTCGACACGGGCACCGTCTCGTCCCCGGCCCTCACCGAGGTGCTGCGGTGA
- a CDS encoding maltokinase N-terminal cap-like domain-containing protein — protein sequence MNGPTSGRIPDETLERQLVQWLPDRRWFAGKGNTIAAVRILLRHELTSVFGFSAEHLLVSVEFEAGPAQVYQVPLGFRSHLPEDLEPWALPAGDGNAMIAYDGLHDAEVITLYADLLAEAQGSGPVRLKTVPGTVIEPGLRGRTLGAEQSNTSVVLGEKLLMKIFRLVTPGVNPDVELHLALAGAGSEYVATLRAWMETDVSGILTTLAMVQDFEANSADGWSMALGSVRDLLMEADLHAAELGTDFAGESHRMGAAVAEVHSTLARALGAEERQVASTTVEAMTRRLAAATAIVPELGEVAAAVRDKFAEAEALGATAVQRIHGDLHLGQVLRTPERWLLIDFEGEPAKTLDERRERDSPLRDVAGMLRSFDYAAHHLLADSVPMGAMGAASQRDFRAREWAQRNADAFCDGYASVSGTDPREAAALLRAYELDKAVYETVYEARNRPKWIGLPLSAIRRLTAAPR from the coding sequence GTGAACGGACCCACCAGTGGACGCATTCCCGACGAGACCCTCGAGCGGCAACTCGTGCAGTGGTTGCCGGACCGGCGGTGGTTCGCCGGCAAGGGCAACACGATCGCGGCGGTGCGGATCCTGCTCCGCCACGAGTTGACGTCGGTCTTCGGGTTCTCCGCCGAGCACCTGCTGGTGTCGGTGGAATTCGAGGCGGGCCCGGCGCAGGTGTACCAGGTGCCGCTGGGGTTCCGCAGTCATCTGCCCGAGGATCTCGAACCGTGGGCGCTGCCGGCCGGCGACGGCAACGCCATGATCGCGTACGACGGACTGCACGACGCCGAGGTCATCACCCTGTACGCGGACCTGCTGGCCGAGGCGCAGGGTTCCGGGCCGGTTCGGTTGAAGACGGTGCCGGGCACGGTGATCGAACCGGGACTGCGTGGGCGGACGCTCGGCGCGGAGCAGTCGAACACATCGGTGGTGCTGGGGGAGAAGCTGCTGATGAAGATCTTCCGCCTGGTCACCCCCGGGGTGAATCCCGACGTGGAACTCCATCTGGCGCTCGCCGGCGCGGGCAGTGAATACGTGGCCACGCTGCGGGCGTGGATGGAGACCGATGTGTCCGGGATTCTCACCACGCTCGCGATGGTGCAGGACTTCGAGGCCAATTCGGCGGACGGGTGGAGCATGGCGCTCGGCAGCGTCCGCGACCTTCTGATGGAGGCGGATCTCCACGCCGCGGAGTTGGGGACGGACTTCGCCGGTGAGTCCCATCGGATGGGCGCCGCCGTCGCCGAGGTGCACTCGACGCTGGCGCGTGCGCTGGGTGCGGAGGAGCGGCAGGTGGCGTCGACGACGGTGGAGGCGATGACCCGCAGACTGGCCGCCGCCACCGCGATCGTCCCCGAACTGGGGGAGGTGGCCGCCGCGGTGCGGGACAAGTTCGCCGAGGCGGAAGCGCTGGGCGCCACCGCGGTCCAGCGGATTCACGGAGACCTGCACCTCGGTCAGGTGCTGCGGACTCCGGAGCGGTGGCTGCTCATCGACTTCGAGGGCGAGCCCGCCAAGACGCTCGACGAGCGCCGGGAACGGGACAGTCCGTTGCGGGACGTCGCGGGAATGCTGCGGTCCTTCGACTACGCCGCGCACCACCTGCTGGCCGATTCGGTGCCGATGGGGGCGATGGGAGCGGCGTCGCAACGGGACTTCCGGGCGAGGGAGTGGGCGCAGCGCAACGCCGACGCGTTCTGTGACGGCTATGCCTCGGTGTCGGGCACCGATCCACGAGAGGCGGCGGCGTTGCTCCGGGCCTACGAACTCGACAAGGCGGTGTACGAGACGGTGTACGAGGCGAGGAACCGTCCGAAGTGGATCGGCTTGCCCCTCTCCGCGATTCGCAGACTCACCGCAGCACCTCGGTGA
- a CDS encoding DinB family protein, which yields MNETPSTPAPISDERGLLLLMLDNQRTAFRNAVSGLTEEQVRSVPSASEMSLASVLKHVIDGEEAMTARITGTPRGGGDDPVAAWMAAWNVAEDETIDVLLARFDAAQRATEAAVAAETDLDRDVDLPADVAQWMASGVVFTVRYMLLHQIEELARHAGHADVIRQSLDGARADTLAGGGSWS from the coding sequence ATGAACGAGACACCCAGCACCCCGGCCCCCATCTCCGACGAGCGCGGACTCCTGCTCCTCATGCTGGACAACCAGCGCACCGCGTTCCGCAACGCGGTGTCCGGCCTGACCGAGGAGCAGGTCCGCAGCGTGCCCAGCGCCAGCGAGATGAGTCTGGCGTCCGTCCTCAAACACGTGATCGACGGCGAAGAGGCGATGACCGCCCGCATCACCGGGACCCCGCGCGGTGGCGGCGACGATCCGGTGGCCGCGTGGATGGCGGCATGGAACGTCGCCGAGGACGAGACCATCGACGTCCTCCTCGCCCGCTTCGACGCCGCCCAGCGCGCCACCGAGGCCGCGGTCGCCGCCGAAACCGACCTGGACCGCGACGTCGACCTGCCCGCCGACGTCGCGCAGTGGATGGCGTCGGGCGTCGTGTTCACGGTCCGCTACATGCTGCTCCACCAGATCGAGGAACTCGCCCGGCACGCCGGTCACGCCGACGTGATCCGGCAGTCCCTCGACGGCGCGCGGGCCGATACGCTGGCCGGCGGCGGTAGCTGGTCCTGA
- a CDS encoding DEAD/DEAH box helicase produces MSDIERDPEPPTFADLDIDDRVLKALSDVGYESPSPIQAATIPPLLAGNDVVGLAQTGTGKTAAFAVPILSKIDLTQKSPQALVLAPTRELALQVAEAFGKYSAHIPGLHVLPIYGGQSYGVQLSGLRRGAHVVVGTPGRVIDHLEKGTLDLSKLSYLVLDEADEMLKMGFQEDVERILSDTPEYKQVALFSATMPGAIRKISKQYLHDPVEITVKSKTSTASNISQRYVQVAHQRKLDALTRVLEVEDFEAMIIFVRTKQATEDLAERLRSRGFSAAAINGDIVQAQRERTIGQLKSGALDILVATDVAARGLDVERISHVVNYDIPHDTESYVHRIGRTGRAGRAGEALLFVAPRERHLLKAIEKATRQPLAEMQLPSVDDVNAQRVSKFGDSITESLTSDNLALFRKMIEDYEQEHDVPLADIAAALAVQSRDGEAFLMAPEPPPAPRREREPREPRPPRRFDDGPPTRSRGPEGQELATYRIAVGKRHRVVPGAIVGAIANEGGLRRSDFGHISIRPDHSLVELPADLSSETLEALRRTRISGVLIQLQPDSGPPSGRPGRGGRDDRAGGKFQRDRDNRKRPRE; encoded by the coding sequence ATGAGTGATATCGAGCGTGACCCCGAACCCCCCACTTTTGCCGACCTCGACATCGACGATCGGGTCTTGAAGGCACTGTCCGATGTGGGCTACGAGTCGCCCTCGCCGATCCAGGCCGCCACCATTCCGCCGCTCCTTGCAGGCAACGACGTCGTCGGCCTCGCGCAGACCGGCACCGGCAAGACCGCTGCGTTCGCGGTACCGATCCTCTCGAAGATCGATCTGACGCAGAAGTCGCCGCAGGCGTTGGTCCTCGCGCCGACCCGCGAACTGGCCCTGCAGGTCGCGGAGGCGTTCGGCAAGTACTCCGCCCACATCCCGGGCCTGCACGTGCTGCCGATCTACGGCGGTCAGAGCTACGGCGTCCAGCTGTCGGGGCTGCGGCGCGGCGCGCACGTCGTCGTGGGCACGCCCGGCCGGGTGATCGACCACCTGGAGAAGGGCACCCTCGACCTGTCCAAGCTCTCCTACCTCGTCCTGGACGAGGCCGACGAGATGCTGAAGATGGGGTTCCAGGAGGATGTCGAGCGCATCCTCTCCGACACCCCCGAATACAAGCAGGTCGCGCTGTTCTCGGCCACCATGCCGGGCGCCATCCGCAAGATCTCGAAGCAGTACCTGCACGATCCGGTCGAGATCACGGTGAAGTCGAAGACGTCGACGGCATCCAACATCTCGCAGCGGTACGTCCAGGTGGCGCACCAGCGCAAACTCGACGCCCTCACACGTGTCCTCGAGGTCGAGGACTTCGAGGCCATGATCATCTTCGTGCGCACCAAGCAGGCCACCGAAGACCTCGCGGAACGGCTGCGCTCGCGCGGCTTCTCGGCTGCGGCCATCAACGGCGACATCGTGCAGGCCCAGCGTGAGCGGACCATCGGCCAGCTCAAGAGCGGTGCCCTCGACATCCTGGTGGCCACCGACGTGGCCGCGCGTGGCCTGGACGTCGAACGCATCTCCCACGTCGTCAACTACGACATCCCGCACGACACGGAGTCGTACGTCCACCGGATCGGCCGCACCGGTCGCGCCGGGCGCGCGGGCGAGGCGCTGCTGTTCGTGGCGCCGCGCGAACGGCACCTGCTCAAGGCCATCGAGAAGGCGACGCGTCAGCCGCTCGCCGAGATGCAGCTGCCCAGCGTCGACGACGTCAACGCGCAGCGGGTGTCCAAGTTCGGCGACTCGATCACCGAGAGCCTGACGTCCGACAACCTGGCGTTGTTCCGCAAGATGATCGAGGACTACGAGCAGGAGCACGACGTTCCGCTCGCCGACATCGCCGCCGCCCTCGCGGTGCAGTCGCGTGACGGGGAGGCGTTCCTCATGGCGCCCGAACCGCCGCCCGCGCCCCGCCGTGAACGTGAACCCCGTGAACCCCGCCCGCCGCGCCGTTTCGACGACGGCCCCCCGACCCGCTCGCGTGGGCCGGAAGGCCAGGAACTCGCGACGTACCGCATCGCGGTCGGCAAGCGGCACCGGGTGGTGCCGGGTGCGATCGTCGGTGCCATCGCGAACGAGGGCGGGCTGCGGCGCAGCGACTTCGGGCACATCAGCATCCGCCCGGACCACAGCCTGGTGGAATTGCCCGCCGACCTGTCCAGCGAAACCCTCGAGGCGCTGCGCCGTACCCGGATCTCCGGGGTGTTGATTCAGCTGCAGCCCGATTCGGGGCCGCCGTCGGGCCGTCCGGGCCGTGGGGGCCGCGACGACCGGGCCGGTGGAAAGTTCCAGCGCGACCGGGACAACAGGAAAAGGCCGCGCGAATAG